A portion of the Acidisoma sp. PAMC 29798 genome contains these proteins:
- a CDS encoding NAD(P)/FAD-dependent oxidoreductase, which produces MLRVTEVKLPLDHEPAALRAAVVAKLGVADGALLTHEVVRRGYDARRRSAISLIYTVDATVAEEAGVLGRLAGDRHVSRAPDMGYRFVAQAPTQLTTRPVVIGAGPCGLLAALTLAQMGFRPIILDRGRVVRERTKDTWAFWRRGVLTPESNVQFGEGGAGTFSDGKLWSGIKDPLHLGRKVLTEFVAAGAPPEILYVSKPHIGTFRLVTVVESLRAQIEALGGEYRFGSRVDDIEIAESDGLRRVTGVVLADGARIATDHVVLAIGHSARDTVAMLDTRGVSLTPKPFSIGFRIEHPQSLIDRCRFGDSAGHPMLGAADYKLVHHAGNGRDVYSFCMCPGGTVVAAASEPGHVVTNGMSQYSRAERNANAGIVVGITPADYPGGALAGIDFQRHWERQAYLAGGSTYAAPAQRVGDFLAGRPSTTLGAVVPSYKPGVTPTDLSACLPDYAIAAIREAIPAFDRQIRGFALEDAVLTGVETRTSSPIRIGRDAGCQSVNTRGLYPAGEGAGYAGGILSAGVDGIRVAEAVALAMVREAAKQDA; this is translated from the coding sequence ATGCTGCGCGTGACGGAAGTGAAGCTGCCATTGGATCACGAGCCTGCCGCTCTGCGGGCGGCGGTGGTCGCGAAGCTCGGCGTCGCCGATGGCGCGTTGCTGACCCATGAGGTGGTGCGGCGCGGCTATGACGCGCGCCGCCGCTCCGCCATTTCCCTCATCTACACGGTGGACGCCACGGTCGCGGAGGAGGCGGGCGTGCTCGGCCGGCTGGCCGGCGATCGTCACGTCTCCCGCGCGCCGGACATGGGCTATCGCTTCGTTGCCCAGGCGCCGACGCAGCTGACCACCCGGCCGGTGGTGATCGGCGCTGGCCCGTGTGGATTGCTCGCGGCCCTGACGCTCGCGCAAATGGGCTTCCGGCCGATCATCCTCGATCGCGGGCGCGTGGTGCGGGAGCGGACGAAGGACACCTGGGCCTTCTGGCGGCGCGGCGTGCTGACACCGGAATCCAACGTGCAGTTCGGCGAAGGCGGCGCGGGCACGTTTTCGGACGGCAAGCTATGGAGCGGGATCAAGGATCCGCTGCATCTCGGCCGCAAGGTGTTGACGGAATTCGTGGCTGCCGGTGCGCCGCCTGAAATCCTTTATGTCAGCAAGCCGCATATCGGCACCTTCCGCCTGGTGACTGTAGTCGAAAGCCTGCGGGCGCAGATCGAGGCGCTGGGCGGCGAATACCGTTTCGGCAGTCGTGTCGATGACATCGAGATTGCCGAGTCGGATGGTCTGCGCAGGGTGACGGGCGTGGTGCTGGCGGATGGCGCGCGCATCGCGACCGACCATGTCGTGCTGGCGATCGGGCATAGCGCGCGCGATACCGTCGCCATGCTGGATACGCGCGGCGTGTCCTTGACGCCAAAGCCCTTTTCCATTGGCTTTCGGATCGAGCATCCGCAATCCCTGATCGACCGTTGCCGTTTCGGGGACAGTGCCGGTCACCCGATGCTGGGTGCCGCTGACTACAAGCTTGTCCATCACGCCGGCAATGGCCGGGACGTCTACAGCTTCTGCATGTGTCCCGGCGGCACGGTGGTCGCGGCGGCGTCCGAGCCCGGCCATGTCGTGACCAATGGCATGAGCCAGTATTCGCGGGCCGAGCGGAATGCCAATGCCGGCATCGTGGTGGGCATTACGCCCGCCGATTATCCCGGCGGCGCGCTCGCCGGCATCGACTTCCAACGCCATTGGGAGCGGCAGGCCTATCTCGCCGGTGGCAGTACCTATGCAGCGCCGGCCCAGCGCGTGGGGGATTTCCTGGCGGGCCGGCCTTCGACCACGCTCGGCGCCGTTGTGCCGTCCTACAAGCCGGGCGTGACGCCGACCGACCTGTCCGCCTGTCTGCCGGATTATGCGATTGCCGCCATCCGGGAGGCGATTCCCGCCTTCGACCGCCAGATCCGGGGGTTTGCGCTAGAAGATGCGGTGCTGACGGGGGTGGAGACGCGCACCTCCTCCCCGATCCGCATCGGGCGGGATGCCGGCTGCCAGAGCGTCAATACGCGCGGGCTTTATCCGGCGGGGGAGGGCGCGGGCTATGCGGGCGGTATTCTGTCAGCGGGGGTCGATGGCATTCGCGTGGCGGAGGCGGTGGCGCTCGCCATGGTGCGGGAGGCGGCTAAACAGGATGCGTGA
- a CDS encoding 2-dehydro-3-deoxy-6-phosphogalactonate aldolase yields the protein MSDVSMKEWLARSPLIAILRGVRPDEVVGICAALQEAGVHIAEVPLNSPEPIESIRLLAETFGDSMLIGAGTVMTTDQVAEIAAAGGKLIVTPHADPDIVRAAKRLGLLAAPGFFTPAEAFSLIKAGADAIKLFPAEAASPSVLRAIRAVLPPGTLVLPVGGMAPDNLGDWHKAGASGFGIASAIYKPGDTAAIVGAKARALVAACAAFT from the coding sequence ATGAGTGACGTGTCGATGAAGGAATGGCTCGCCCGTTCGCCGCTGATCGCGATCCTGCGTGGCGTCCGGCCGGATGAGGTCGTGGGCATCTGCGCGGCCTTGCAGGAAGCGGGCGTGCATATCGCCGAAGTGCCGCTGAATTCACCCGAGCCGATCGAGAGCATTCGCCTGCTCGCCGAAACCTTCGGCGACAGCATGCTGATCGGTGCCGGCACGGTGATGACCACGGATCAGGTGGCGGAGATTGCGGCGGCAGGTGGCAAACTGATCGTGACGCCCCATGCGGACCCGGACATCGTGCGGGCTGCGAAGCGCCTGGGGCTATTGGCAGCACCTGGCTTCTTCACCCCCGCTGAGGCCTTCAGCCTGATCAAGGCCGGCGCCGACGCCATCAAACTGTTTCCGGCCGAGGCCGCCAGCCCGTCCGTGCTGCGCGCCATTCGCGCCGTGCTGCCGCCGGGCACGCTGGTGCTGCCGGTCGGCGGCATGGCGCCGGACAATCTTGGCGATTGGCACAAGGCCGGGGCGTCCGGCTTCGGCATCGCCTCCGCGATCTACAAGCCGGGCGACACGGCGGCCATCGTCGGCGCCAAAGCGCGGGCCCTGGTCGCCGCCTGTGCGGCCTTCACCTAA
- a CDS encoding 2-dehydro-3-deoxygalactonokinase — MIGVDWGTSSFRAYRLTPDGHVIDKTTSPTGILFVEGGRFADVLRRAILPWVNAGERRVLLSGMIGSRQGWIEAPYLPCPAGAADLAAATIAVPFNDAEVRLVPGVTAEDAGVPEVMRGEETQIIGTLRELGPSGVACLPGSHAKWVRVENGRIMGFSTFMTGEAFAAFSGHTILGRMMKVDAPADPAALRQGLARSADAGGLLRHLFGVRTLGLFGRLSEDSAASYLSGLLLGHEVRAALAAHPDMGSILLIGDAKLCALYADAIAFCGGSARIAKADAAPLGLTAIAAAVAWH, encoded by the coding sequence ATGATTGGTGTGGACTGGGGCACGAGCAGTTTCCGCGCCTATCGCCTCACGCCGGATGGCCATGTCATCGACAAGACCACGTCCCCCACCGGCATCCTGTTCGTCGAAGGCGGCCGCTTCGCGGATGTGCTGCGCCGCGCGATTCTGCCTTGGGTGAATGCCGGGGAACGGCGGGTGCTGCTGTCGGGCATGATCGGCAGCCGGCAGGGCTGGATCGAGGCGCCGTATCTGCCTTGCCCGGCCGGGGCCGCCGATCTTGCTGCCGCCACCATCGCCGTGCCCTTCAATGACGCCGAAGTGCGCCTGGTGCCGGGCGTGACCGCCGAGGACGCCGGCGTGCCGGAGGTGATGCGCGGCGAGGAGACCCAAATCATCGGCACGCTCCGCGAATTGGGGCCGAGTGGCGTTGCCTGCCTGCCGGGCAGCCACGCGAAATGGGTCCGGGTCGAGAATGGCCGCATCATGGGCTTCTCCACCTTCATGACCGGCGAGGCCTTCGCGGCCTTCAGCGGCCATACCATTCTCGGTCGCATGATGAAGGTCGATGCGCCGGCCGACCCGGCGGCCTTGCGCCAGGGACTGGCGCGAAGCGCGGATGCCGGCGGCCTGCTGCGCCATCTTTTCGGCGTGCGCACGCTGGGTCTGTTCGGGCGCCTGTCAGAAGACAGTGCCGCGTCCTATCTCTCCGGCCTGCTGCTGGGCCATGAAGTGCGGGCCGCCTTGGCGGCGCATCCCGACATGGGCTCGATCCTGCTGATCGGCGACGCCAAGCTGTGTGCCCTCTATGCCGATGCCATCGCCTTCTGCGGCGGATCGGCCCGGATCGCCAAGGCCGACGCTGCCCCGCTGGGCCTGACTGCAATCGCCGCCGCCGTCGCGTGGCACTAG
- the hpxZ gene encoding oxalurate catabolism protein HpxZ, whose amino-acid sequence MMDIDNPTALAELTAAFAEYERAFVGNDVAVLTALFWGDEKTIRYGGGENLYGAAEIAAFRQGRGAGDLDRDLGRTVLTTFGRDFGTASTLFRRRSTGKTGRQMQSWVRLDGAWRIVAAHVSMLDFPFPETAETR is encoded by the coding sequence ATGATGGACATCGACAATCCCACGGCCCTCGCCGAACTCACCGCCGCCTTTGCGGAGTACGAGCGCGCCTTCGTCGGCAATGATGTCGCGGTTCTGACCGCGCTGTTCTGGGGGGATGAGAAGACCATCCGCTACGGCGGCGGCGAGAACCTGTATGGCGCCGCCGAGATCGCGGCCTTCCGCCAGGGGCGGGGCGCGGGGGACCTCGACCGTGATTTGGGCCGCACCGTGCTCACCACCTTCGGGCGGGATTTCGGGACCGCGAGCACGCTGTTCCGTCGCCGCTCGACCGGCAAGACGGGTCGTCAGATGCAGAGCTGGGTGCGCCTCGACGGCGCTTGGCGGATCGTCGCCGCGCATGTTTCGATGCTCGACTTTCCTTTCCCCGAGACGGCGGAGACGCGTTAG